One region of Halanaerobiales bacterium genomic DNA includes:
- a CDS encoding DUF512 domain-containing protein: protein MNSKQKYLILKTVQENNILPVTSKCNLHCKFCSHFQNPPELKVESYGHLNFNFIKKMIDFLPKEGPVILGESATKIIEGEPFYHPEISEILKILRNRWSEKEIRITTNGSFLSKKIIRLIDELGNITLNISLNCANPAERKYLMKDKNGNKVFSAIKRLDDYHINFNGSLVALPHVMGWNSIENTINYLDKYNAETIRVFMPAFTDYTNDNMKFEFDLYTKLSKFVNKINKNIKTPVILEPPYLKNLDAIVKGIIVGSPADDSVLNIGDVIKKVNDEKVFSRVDAFNKIKKLKNPIISTKNNSKSKMIITKKSGQRSGLVMDYDLEPVIINKIINSIKNYEVNEIILVTSRMAKEMMKFMVDNELKGIFSKKIINVLEVESNFFGGSILTAGLLTVGDIILRMEKYEFSKPENTLIILPSVIFDDYGKDLKGQDFMKIRKKFGVEIEIL, encoded by the coding sequence ATGAATAGTAAACAAAAATATTTAATTTTAAAAACAGTTCAGGAAAATAATATTTTGCCTGTTACTTCTAAATGTAATCTACATTGTAAATTTTGCAGTCATTTTCAAAATCCCCCAGAATTAAAAGTTGAAAGTTATGGTCATCTAAATTTTAATTTTATCAAAAAAATGATAGATTTTTTACCAAAAGAAGGGCCAGTAATCCTGGGTGAATCTGCAACAAAAATAATTGAAGGTGAACCTTTTTATCATCCAGAAATAAGTGAGATATTGAAAATTTTGAGAAATAGATGGTCTGAAAAAGAAATAAGGATTACTACTAATGGTAGTTTTTTAAGTAAAAAAATAATAAGATTGATTGATGAGTTAGGAAATATAACTTTAAATATTTCTTTAAATTGTGCAAATCCAGCTGAAAGAAAATATTTAATGAAAGATAAAAATGGTAATAAAGTTTTTTCTGCTATTAAAAGATTGGATGATTATCATATAAATTTCAATGGCAGTTTAGTAGCTCTCCCCCATGTTATGGGCTGGAATAGTATAGAAAATACAATTAATTATCTAGATAAGTATAATGCTGAAACTATTAGAGTTTTTATGCCTGCTTTTACAGACTACACTAATGATAATATGAAATTTGAGTTTGATTTATATACAAAATTAAGTAAATTCGTTAATAAAATTAACAAAAATATTAAAACTCCAGTTATTTTGGAACCTCCATATCTTAAGAATTTAGATGCAATTGTAAAAGGAATTATAGTTGGGTCACCAGCTGATGATAGTGTTTTAAATATTGGGGATGTAATAAAAAAAGTTAATGATGAAAAAGTATTTTCTAGAGTTGATGCTTTTAATAAAATAAAAAAACTTAAAAACCCTATTATAAGCACAAAAAATAATTCTAAATCTAAAATGATAATTACTAAAAAAAGTGGACAGAGATCAGGTTTGGTTATGGATTATGATTTAGAGCCAGTAATTATTAATAAAATAATAAATTCAATAAAGAACTATGAAGTTAATGAGATAATTTTAGTTACTTCCAGGATGGCAAAAGAAATGATGAAATTTATGGTTGATAATGAATTGAAAGGTATTTTTTCTAAAAAGATAATAAATGTTTTAGAAGTTGAAAGTAATTTTTTTGGTGGAAGTATATTAACAGCGGGTTTATTAACTGTAGGGGATATAATACTCCGAATGGAAAAATATGAATTTAGCAAACCAGAAAATACCTTAATAATATTACCCTCTGTAATATTTGATGATTATGGAAAAGATTTAAAAGGTCAGGATTTCATGAAAATAAGAAAAAAATTTGGAGTTGAAATTGAGATTTTATAA
- a CDS encoding co-chaperone GroES, whose protein sequence is MKIKPLRDRVAVKIKEEEEEEKKTKSGIVLPDTAKKDEKPQQGEIVAVGSGCCTEENGPEVEEGDVVVFDKFAGTELTLEGEDYLVLSIEDVLAVIG, encoded by the coding sequence ATGAAAATTAAGCCGTTAAGAGACAGAGTTGCAGTTAAAATTAAAGAAGAAGAAGAAGAGGAAAAAAAGACTAAAAGTGGAATAGTACTACCAGATACAGCCAAGAAAGATGAAAAACCACAGCAGGGAGAAATTGTTGCTGTTGGTAGTGGATGCTGTACTGAAGAAAATGGCCCTGAGGTAGAAGAAGGGGATGTAGTTGTTTTTGATAAATTTGCTGGAACAGAATTAACACTTGAAGGTGAAGATTACCTTGTATTAAGTATTGAAGATGTTCTTGCAGTTATTGGTTAA